The Rhodospirillaceae bacterium genome has a segment encoding these proteins:
- a CDS encoding guanylate cyclase, with product MNPTISMDLLWILICAILVLMMQAGFMCVEAGATRNKNNINTALKNICDFGICMLVFWTCGYGLMFGSSISGYAGFSHFLFVPQHPEEGAWFIYQAAFCGAAITIVSGAVAERLKFSMYLLIAVVGATLVYPLIGHWVWNEHGWLASMGFVDFAGSTVVHSLGGTIALAAIIILGPRTGRFREDGTVREFNGXNVPLSLLGTLLLFFGWFGFNGGSAGAFDENVPSILINTLLGGASGLVTTIVLCYSIYRRPYVMRIMNGLLGGLVSVTACCHAVTPFEAVIIGSMGGVVVLFADLLLQRFYLDDAVGVIPVHLAAGIWGTIAVGIFGEPSILGTSLLGDQQVAIQLVGVFACCSVVFIISFIFIYGADRLWGIRVSRAAEEAGLNVAEHRANDDVEELLAVMQKQADSRDLSIRAAQEPFTQAGQIGVHYNNLVWNLEESAQETESVLQRVLPAGVAERLKQGSEIHDTYEEVSVIFIDLVGFTNLANTLVARRVVSLLNDIFGRFDKRAATLTVEKIKTIGDSYMAVAGLRKSDPRHAENAVRMALATIEEIRDFNQINKFDLNVRVGVHSGPVIGGVIGESRFMYDMWGDTVNVASRMESLGLPGKVQISETTYDLVKLVKDLKYHPRGKIEVKGKGKMSTWLLDLEEKPQAQ from the coding sequence ATGAATCCAACTATTTCTATGGATCTCTTATGGATTTTAATTTGCGCCATTTTGGTTTTAATGATGCAAGCTGGGTTCATGTGTGTCGAAGCCGGAGCCACACGAAACAAAAATAATATTAATACAGCGCTAAAAAATATCTGTGATTTTGGTATTTGCATGTTGGTATTTTGGACATGCGGTTACGGACTGATGTTTGGTTCGTCAATCTCAGGCTATGCCGGCTTTTCCCATTTTCTCTTCGTCCCACAGCACCCTGAAGAAGGTGCGTGGTTCATCTACCAAGCTGCATTTTGTGGCGCTGCTATAACCATAGTCTCCGGCGCAGTTGCTGAGAGATTAAAGTTTTCAATGTATCTACTCATCGCCGTGGTTGGTGCAACTTTAGTGTACCCCTTGATCGGACACTGGGTTTGGAATGAGCATGGCTGGCTTGCCAGTATGGGCTTTGTTGACTTTGCAGGATCCACCGTAGTTCACAGCTTAGGCGGCACAATCGCTCTAGCAGCTATCATTATACTTGGACCGCGCACGGGTCGTTTTCGGGAAGATGGAACCGTGCGAGAATTCAATGGAAGNAATGTACCTCTTTCATTACTTGGAACCCTTTTACTCTTTTTTGGCTGGTTCGGTTTTAATGGCGGTAGTGCGGGTGCCTTTGATGAAAATGTACCCTCAATTCTGATAAATACCTTATTAGGAGGAGCCTCAGGTTTAGTAACAACTATTGTACTTTGTTACAGTATCTACCGTAGGCCGTACGTAATGAGAATTATGAATGGGCTTCTGGGCGGTCTTGTGTCTGTAACAGCATGTTGCCATGCGGTCACCCCCTTTGAAGCTGTTATCATTGGGAGCATGGGAGGTGTAGTCGTACTGTTTGCTGACCTCCTATTACAACGCTTTTACCTTGATGACGCTGTGGGAGTAATACCCGTACATTTAGCAGCCGGTATTTGGGGAACTATAGCTGTTGGGATTTTTGGTGAGCCCAGTATACTTGGCACCTCTTTGCTAGGTGATCAACAAGTAGCAATACAACTGGTGGGCGTTTTCGCTTGCTGCAGTGTTGTCTTTATAATTTCTTTCATCTTTATTTACGGAGCAGATCGATTATGGGGAATTAGGGTCAGTAGAGCTGCTGAAGAAGCTGGACTGAACGTAGCTGAACACAGGGCTAACGACGATGTGGAAGAATTGTTGGCCGTAATGCAGAAACAAGCGGACTCTAGGGACCTTTCTATCCGNGCGGCCCAAGAACCTTTTACTCAGGCGGGACAAATCGGAGTCCACTATAATAATCTAGTGTGGAATCTGGAAGAATCAGCGCAAGAGACTGAGTCCGTCTTACAAAGAGTACTCCCAGCGGGCGTAGCTGAACGCCTAAAACAGGGATCCGAAATCCATGATACCTATGAGGAAGTATCAGTTATTTTTATTGATTTGGTAGGTTTTACCAACTTGGCAAATACACTAGTGGCTCGGCGGGTCGTCTCACTACTGAACGATATCTTTGGTAGATTTGATAAAAGGGCGGCAACCCTTACTGTTGAGAAAATAAAAACGATAGGTGACAGCTACATGGCGGTTGCCGGTCTCCGTAAGAGCGACCCTCGTCATGCGGAAAATGCTGTGAGAATGGCGCTCGCTACAATTGAGGAAATAAGGGATTTTAACCAGATCAATAAATTTGATTTAAATGTGCGCGTGGGAGTGCACAGCGGTCCGGTTATAGGTGGTGTTATCGGCGAGTCACGTTTTATGTACGATATGTGGGGNGATACAGTGAACGTTGCTAGTCGAATGGAGTCCCTTGGACTACCCGGCAAAGTACAGATTTCAGAAACGACCTACGATTTGGTAAAGCTTGTGAAGGACCTGAAATATCACCCACGGGGAAAGATAGAGGTAAAAGGAAAAGGGAAAATGAGCACATGGTTGTTAGACCTTGAAGAAAAACCCCAAGCCCAATAA